Sequence from the Ooceraea biroi isolate clonal line C1 chromosome 2, Obir_v5.4, whole genome shotgun sequence genome:
TTTAACGGTCCTCGCATCAAAGCTAGACAACAATATTCATTTGGTTGTTCTAGAAAACTATGACGTTACTACCACCAACGGCCGCGCAACAAAAGCGCATGGATAAGGAACTTCCATCTGATCCAGAAATGAGGAAACAAGATGTCAGAGCGCTCCGAGAATGGCTCTCCAAACAGCCGCATCTGCCAAATTGCATGGGTTCGTTTATAATCTACTCGTATCGTCAAAAATAGAAACTCTTAGTttgagcaaaaataaaatgatatacttggaaataaatcaattttaaattaaacagagaaagagagagagagagggaaagagaagaacttgctattctattttatataaagaaccATAAATTGAGGCTTTATTCTTTACAGACAACGACAAATTGGAAAGATTCCTTTACGGTTGCAAGAACAGCATTGAGAGGTGTAAATTGATCCTGGAAAGATACTACAGCGTCCGGACATCCCTGCCAGAATTTTTCGCAGTCCGCGATCCGCTGTCTCGGGACATTCAAGATTGCGTCGACAACATGTAAATAAATCTTAcgtttttctatatataatctaaaataaaacattccaCGAAATAgtgtaaaaataacttatcAAAACatcttgcgcaattttataaagaacgaGTTCGGTCCAAGTTCTCTcatcgttatttatttattagagaCTACTTCGTTCTGCCATCGTTGACTGAAGAGGGATACCGCGTCACCATTTTACGAATGCGTGAAACTGACCCAGACAAGTTCTCGTTGCAAGCAATATGTAGACGTGTCTTAATGGTGCTTGATATTCGTTTGATGGAGGAATCCTGCCTGTCCAACATCATGGTCATTGATCTGAAAGTACAAACTTGCGAAACTGTCATCATGTATATCTACATATACTTTGGCGTCCTTTATTAGGattcatttaattatgcaTCTCATGAATTGATCACACTAAAATCATAATTACTTATACATTCGATGTTCCATGACAGGTCTATTGGTATGTTAATGAAGTTTAAATGTCAAGCCTCGTAATCAATCATTTGATACACAGATTCGTGCCGGCGTGCGTCATCTCttacattattaaacatttccagtttcttattttgattttaaaagtgtgcatgaattattttattaaataataatatgcttGAGGCTACTCTATCTCTCGTCTCTTCTATCCTATTTTGATTCCAACAAAATATGCATCTTGCTTTTTACattcatatatttcaaaaatataattttcatttacatgAGTTAATTGCAGATAATTAAaatctgaataaaattatgcaagGCTGCATAATAAACGCAAATTCTATTAtagtaaagaaaattaaagcaatggcataaaattatcaaagaacgtttttcattttcattacttctttttctatcctttttgtttcttttctagGGATGCAGCGCAGctcattttgcaaaattcagTCCAACGCATTCCATCGTAAGACGAGCGATGTTGGCGGTGCAAGATAGCATGCCTTTCCGCTTGTTCAGCGTTCACTACCTCCATGCACCATCGTTCATCACCAACATCATTAACGTATTTTATCCGtttctaaaagaaaaattgatcgAGAAGGtatcaagaaatataaaattaagaattgaaataaaataataaacacaatCTGAGAATGGATTTCTTATACTTGTAGTTTCACATCCATAATGGAGGCGGGGAGGAATTACACGCTTACATGGATAAAGACATACTTCCCAACGAATGGGGTGGCAAAGCAGGCACTTTTCGAGAACTAAATGGTAAATATGatctctttttcatttcgtGTCATCAATTTCTTTGCCGTTTTATTGTGAAATTTTGACATTATGCATACACATAACGCATCTGAGCAATATCACGAGAATGAAATCCAACTAATAACATTAGTTCTTTTTTTGACGTCAGTAGGATTCGCGCACAGATtgtttgatatataatattacttcTTACACACACGCAGCTGCatggagagagaaaattgAGAAGAACAGAGATTGGTTTCTGCGAGAGGAGAAACTCAGCCGTATAGATGAGAAGGCTCGGTTACCGGAATCGAAGCCGTCCTGCCTCGTAATGGAACTCGAAGGAATCCAGGGTTCATTCCGAAAATtgaatattgattaatattactcTCACTGCCGAGACCATAAGCTTCGGTAAACCGAAGCTTTCATTTCCACGGCTGTCCTTTAATTCGATTAAAGCATGATCAACATGCAGTTTTCGTAGAAATGTATTTTCAATGTGTTCTTGAAAAAGAGACtcggcaagagagagagagagatcaatttattatttaggaATTTAGCTCAATATCTTTGGTGAAAGCAACTCTTGCACACAATTATTAGCaaagttttatttctatttatcaagtttgtatatatatatattttttaaagttaattgttctatattattttattatccaaCGAACAAACTTACTCTTGTCGTTATTTCGTGATACCACTCTCAAGATAGCGCCACGTAATACTTTGATGCTTGTCGTTATCAGATACGTGCTAAGATCTTGATCTGGCGGGTATCAAGCAAACGCGTGATCTTCTTTTATGAATCGCGACGatacatatttacatttatatttatataattcaaaataatctGTAAAAGCGAGATAGTGACAAAGTATTCTTAAATGTACTGTATTATTAGTTAAGAACATAATGCACGCAAATGTAGGAATAAAacgcaaaaaatgttaaatcaaTGCTCTGCGCTCTGCAGAATATCAGAAGTGGCACGCACGAGACATCAATAGACGATTTCAGTTTTTAACATGACCTCAATGTACAAACGTGTCACGAACGGGCGATAATACGAAACGGAATTGTGCAATTTTCAGTAAAAACTGTAATTCCTGCATTATCACATAAAACATCTGCACAcacaaaaaaataagaaaaaatcgcGCGCCGTAATTTGTATGACCTAGATATGATTATCGATGTGATGGTGGGCGTCTAATCGCCTCGTGCTAGGTTGGCGGTTAAATCAATTTATTCCGGCTTGCCGATACACTTTATACAACGTAACAGAGGTCGTAAAGCGCATTTATGCCTCTCGTTATAAGCTCGTTTACACACGTGCTCGCGTACGCATACGCTCGCGAGgcgagaaaaataatgttGGCGCCGCTTGATATATTCGCGTCCGATATATGCTCAGTCTCATTGTCAGTTAATCGTCCAGATTTATTTACGCTCTCAGTTATGATGGACGGCGCGTCTGGTCGGTGAAAAATAGCGACGGAGAAGATTCCAAAGTAAAGTAGCATTTTTACGCGTCGCGGAAGTGTCGTCCGATTACGTTATTTATGATGCGACTGCTACACGTGTCTCCTAATTGCGGTAGAAATGCACATTGcgagagaaaagaattatCATACGTGATACGGAAGGCCGCGGCGAACTAACGACGTCTGAAGGCAAGTTTGCCTTCGCGGCCGCGATACACAACGATGCGCGTTGGCTTCTTTCGTCCTCGCTCGACGGACTTAATAAGTTAATGATGCCCGACGATGCCTACGATGTGCATCGAATAATACCTTCGTTGAATCTGCTTTGATTCCTCATGTCGAATGCGACGCTGGTATCGCTTGTTTGTGTCGCTTGTGCGCTGCCAGAAACAGCGGTACCAATTTGAGGCCGCGCAACGTACGCACACGTACCCGGCTGCTGCCATGTGTGCGTACGTTGCGCGGCCTCAAATTGGCACCAGTGGCCAGAAACCCAGTCATCTTACGCTTAACATTGTCGCGTCGTCCATGTATGAGTGACGCGTGAATTTCCGTATGTATGGGTCCATGTATGGCTGCACATGATGATTTCAATGACTTTGTATATGGTAGTTTAATAAGTTTGTATAtcatgattttttaataactttgttACCACATGGTTGGGTCCGAATTCATACCGAagtagaataattaataaaattttattaattatttctagataatattgaaatattatctagaatatggaatattattatattgtattgaataataataaaataaaatattcaataaaattattcactattatctagaaataattaataaaattatattaattatttctagataatattgaataataataaaataaaatatcatttataatacatacatatatattaatgaaagaaaattaatatcgttgTTATTTGGCTGGGCGCAGTCCAAGCGTTAAATCGCGTCTGGTCGCGTCTGACTTCTTCCACTGCTCACGCCTCGTTCTCCTTCAACGCTGGTTCTCCTCATCCTCCTGGTGCCACGGGGATGCCAATATTCGGGGACGTTGCCAATATCTTCTCCGGCACAATTTAATCAGGGAGGTGCGCGGATGTGGACGTGTGTTTGCGTGCCGCCTTCGCAGGTCTATTGTTGATTGTCTTTTGTTTAACCACTTGGCGCCTATTCCGACCCATCTCGCGTATCCGTCTCTCCTTTATCTTGACGTATCGCCACGTTAACGCGCTATCAGATGTAACTTTCAGGGCGACAGCCGGCGACAGTCGCTGCTTTTTATTAATCGTATTGTTCCGTTTCATTGTATCGCTGTTCGTCACGGCCGATCCATCATGCTCATTCGTAATTGAATGGATATACGTAACTGCATGCGAAGACAGCCTCTATAATTGCCCGGGCAATTCTACGTACGTGCGCACGCCGCGAAGTCTCGATCTGCGGTACTTCTTGCTGCGCAACATGAAGAATCTTCAACTGCAACGCAATAAAGACCTAGACCtgacgtataaataaaaaataacgcgcatacacacacacgtacacatatacGTACACAGAAGCTGCGCCGTCGCGGAATTGGACGACGCGCAAAGTATCGCGATTCGAATTTCAGCGCGAGCGAGAGCATTCATCGCGCGATTAACGGAAGATAAACAAGT
This genomic interval carries:
- the LOC105278926 gene encoding alpha-tocopherol transfer protein-like; protein product: MTLLPPTAAQQKRMDKELPSDPEMRKQDVRALREWLSKQPHLPNCMDNDKLERFLYGCKNSIERCKLILERYYSVRTSLPEFFAVRDPLSRDIQDCVDNIDYFVLPSLTEEGYRVTILRMRETDPDKFSLQAICRRVLMVLDIRLMEESCLSNIMVIDLKGCSAAHFAKFSPTHSIVRRAMLAVQDSMPFRLFSVHYLHAPSFITNIINVFYPFLKEKLIEKFHIHNGGGEELHAYMDKDILPNEWGGKAGTFRELNAAWREKIEKNRDWFLREEKLSRIDEKARLPESKPSCLVMELEGIQGSFRKLNID